From the genome of Saccharomyces kudriavzevii IFO 1802 strain IFO1802 genome assembly, chromosome: 16:
CATGTGAcattcttttatttttactacACTTTTCGATAATAgtgaaataaaaatgaatattataaaaaagagtatatagtataaaaaatatacatatatatatatacataaattCTAACCGATAAAAGTCACAATAATCGACCTTTCTCTAGGTTTCGAGTGTTTCGAAAGCATGACGAAATATGAGCGGGACCCTGAgctgatgaattttttgtcGAAAGTGGAAGACTTGGACTCTAAGAGATACAATAATGCTTCCACTTCAAAGCCAACTGGGCAACTGCTTCCACCCTTGAGCAATGACGCCCCTAGACACAGGAATATCAGAAAAGCCGATGTAATGGCGGATCAAATTGTAGAAAACAGAGACAATTTGGCTTACCGATCTGCGTATAATTATGAAATGACATTTTCTCCCAAGAAAACTCATTACTCGTTGAATGAGTTGGACCTTGAACGAACAACAACCGAGTCGGCGTCGAAGGGAAGTAGCTCTCAAAATGCAAAGAAATTTGTTATTTCTGAAGAAGACTATTTACTTCtgcaaaaattgaaagcCTCTCAATCACCTAACGAAGTTAGTTCCGATCaaatttcactttcttccGAAAAAGGTCATCGCATGCCCAGTCGAGGTCGACCCAGAGAGAAAGAGAGAGTCTCTTTTCAATACGACTTCAacatccaagaaaaagctCCTTCTACCTCGTCCCCTTCACCACCGCCTCCTTTGCCCACAAGGCGTAGTCATGTTCGAACCATTGAAGATGACAGTGAAGAGAAATCAGTGCTTCCAAGAAGACATACAAATGTGGGTGTTACGGAACGCCCGATACCCTTGCCAAATAAGCCGGAAGTGGCGGTACCTGAGGGCGTTAAGCCAAGTCCACCCGTTTCACGTTCCATGAAGCAGACCAGCTTCTTAAGCTCTTTAGAGGATAACAAGTTGTCAATGGCAAAGGGCCACAACTCAGAAGTTCACACTCCCAAGAAAGCAGCAAAAAATTCTCGTATTGATTACCTGGATTCCATACAATTGAAGCCGACCACTTTATCGCCTACTATAAAAGATAAGCCGAGACCAAACCCTCCCTCTCCACCGGCAAAAAGACTTCCAAGATCTGAAAGTTTCATCAAGTCTGCATTGAATTCAAACCTAACGACGACTTCTAAACCTTCCTTGCCTGAGAAACCTCAGAAACTACGAAATGCAAACTTGACTGCTCAAAAGGCGAAACCAAGCATTCCACCAAAGAAAGTGGAGTTGAGTCTAGTACTACCCGAGTTGCGTCCTGTAGAAACTCTGTCTGCGAGACAGAAATTCGAAGACTCCATCGATTTACCCAAGTTACGATCTAGTACCCGCAGCATCAAAAAACAAGATGAGCATAACATTCCAGAAGCAATTCAAGGCATAcaaaacttgaagaaaaccaaaCAGGGAAAACCTCTAATCCCCCAGAAAAAATCGTTCCTAACCAGCAGCTTGAATCCCACAGCGGCCGAACACAACGGTGATGCCAACAAGTTGAATAACGAACTTGAAGCACTCTCCCTGAGGAATAGCTTGAAAAAGCGCCCACCAAAGGCGCCAGAGCGTAAACTTTCCATGCCAGAGGCATTACGAAAAATCGagctaatgaaaaaatctaaaaCTGAGCCCGTATTGGAATCTACAAAAGAACTCGGAATAAATGCAAAACTGGATGCAATAATTAAGTCTAGAAACTTGAGACCATGCACCACTGTATCAGAATTCAACAGCATTAAAACTAATGCTGCGACTT
Proteins encoded in this window:
- the BSP1 gene encoding Bsp1p (similar to Saccharomyces cerevisiae BSP1 (YPR171W); ancestral locus Anc_7.527); this encodes MTKYERDPELMNFLSKVEDLDSKRYNNASTSKPTGQLLPPLSNDAPRHRNIRKADVMADQIVENRDNLAYRSAYNYEMTFSPKKTHYSLNELDLERTTTESASKGSSSQNAKKFVISEEDYLLLQKLKASQSPNEVSSDQISLSSEKGHRMPSRGRPREKERVSFQYDFNIQEKAPSTSSPSPPPPLPTRRSHVRTIEDDSEEKSVLPRRHTNVGVTERPIPLPNKPEVAVPEGVKPSPPVSRSMKQTSFLSSLEDNKLSMAKGHNSEVHTPKKAAKNSRIDYLDSIQLKPTTLSPTIKDKPRPNPPSPPAKRLPRSESFIKSALNSNLTTTSKPSLPEKPQKLRNANLTAQKAKPSIPPKKVELSLVLPELRPVETLSARQKFEDSIDLPKLRSSTRSIKKQDEHNIPEAIQGIQNLKKTKQGKPLIPQKKSFLTSSLNPTAAEHNGDANKLNNELEALSLRNSLKKRPPKAPERKLSMPEALRKIELMKKSKTEPVLESTKELGINAKLDAIIKSRNLRPCTTVSEFNSIKTNAATSSDSSISEGDTAKETKPLIHLNKKRARGPRRKPPTHV